One genomic window of Micromonospora sp. WMMD1128 includes the following:
- the ehuC gene encoding ectoine/hydroxyectoine ABC transporter permease subunit EhuC: protein MDFLTDVTPWVDDLIGGVWITVLVTVLGAAGALVVSFIFGLLAQAKGRAPRFVARLFIEFFRGTSVLVQLWWLFFVLPAFGWTLQPLAVGVVAFALNFGAYGAEVVRGAINAVPRAQWEATVACNMTAYQRMRLVILPQALVGMIPPFGNLLIQLLKSTPLVYTVTVIDVTAVVQDFRAAEGHEAYIFGLALLVYLVLAYLFTSGMRILERRAKAAVGEPEPARDRWRLRTRFARGVAG from the coding sequence GTGGACTTCCTCACCGACGTGACCCCCTGGGTCGACGACCTGATCGGCGGTGTCTGGATCACCGTGCTCGTCACGGTGCTGGGCGCCGCCGGGGCACTGGTCGTCTCCTTCATCTTCGGCCTGCTCGCGCAGGCCAAGGGGCGGGCGCCGCGGTTCGTGGCCCGGCTCTTCATCGAGTTCTTCCGCGGCACCTCCGTGCTGGTGCAGCTGTGGTGGCTGTTCTTCGTGCTGCCGGCCTTCGGTTGGACGCTCCAGCCGCTCGCCGTGGGAGTGGTCGCCTTCGCGCTGAACTTCGGCGCGTACGGCGCCGAGGTGGTGCGAGGGGCGATCAACGCGGTGCCCCGTGCCCAGTGGGAGGCGACCGTGGCCTGCAACATGACCGCCTATCAGCGGATGCGGCTTGTCATCCTGCCCCAGGCGCTGGTGGGAATGATTCCCCCCTTCGGCAACCTCCTCATCCAACTGCTCAAGTCCACGCCGTTGGTCTACACCGTGACGGTGATCGACGTGACCGCGGTGGTCCAGGACTTCCGGGCGGCCGAAGGCCACGAGGCGTACATTTTCGGCCTCGCGCTCCTGGTGTACCTCGTGCTGGCGTACCTGTTCACGTCCGGGATGCGGATCCTGGAACGCCGGGCGAAGGCCGCCGTCGGCGAGCCGGAGCCCGCCCGTGACAGGTGGCGACTGCGCACCCGGTTCGCGCGGGGGGTGGCCGGATGA
- a CDS encoding Prokaryotic metallothionein, which produces MATCEVCGNDYWMAFEVRTVDGARHTFDCFECAVHKMAPVCEHCQIKIVGHGVEVSGRFFCCAHCARAVEGDQGAEIRDAVGARPA; this is translated from the coding sequence ATGGCTACCTGTGAGGTTTGCGGCAACGACTACTGGATGGCGTTCGAGGTACGCACGGTGGACGGCGCCCGGCACACGTTCGACTGCTTCGAGTGCGCGGTGCACAAGATGGCACCGGTCTGCGAGCACTGCCAGATCAAGATCGTCGGGCACGGGGTGGAGGTGTCCGGCCGCTTCTTCTGTTGCGCCCACTGCGCCCGCGCGGTCGAGGGCGACCAGGGCGCCGAGATCCGCGACGCGGTCGGTGCCCGCCCGGCCTGA
- a CDS encoding YihY/virulence factor BrkB family protein — protein sequence MRDYHRYGVLARQRLRAGARVGFEVGVGTAKGAMRDRVHGLAAEASFWTMMSMPPLLLALLALIGQLGSVIGADTSGWVARSLLDWADGVFTDRTMQEIVEPLVLDTLREGHSGLLSLGVVLALWSGSAAISSYVSAVTTAYELGGLRSFWRSRLLSLAMYLAGLVIGAVLLPLIVIGPGILGRLLARISGSDLSWLVTAAYWPAVVALSLVAITSLYHLAVPVRTRWRKDLPGAVLALLIWVLSSVGLRLYLGSDLRGDAGPAAAPIAVLLFFFLTALAVLIGAEFNATIDDRWPEPETEEGRRSARERQAEGEGRRRPSSPAVR from the coding sequence ATGCGGGACTACCACCGGTACGGCGTGCTGGCGCGGCAGCGGCTACGTGCCGGTGCACGGGTCGGGTTCGAGGTGGGCGTCGGCACCGCCAAGGGAGCGATGCGGGACCGCGTACACGGGCTGGCAGCCGAGGCGAGCTTCTGGACGATGATGTCCATGCCGCCGCTGCTGCTGGCCCTGCTAGCCCTGATCGGCCAACTCGGCAGCGTCATCGGGGCCGACACCTCCGGTTGGGTCGCCCGGTCGCTGTTGGACTGGGCCGACGGCGTCTTCACCGACCGCACCATGCAGGAGATCGTCGAGCCGCTGGTGCTGGACACCCTGCGGGAGGGGCATTCCGGTCTGCTGTCCCTCGGGGTGGTCCTCGCCCTGTGGAGCGGCTCGGCGGCCATCAGCAGCTACGTGTCAGCCGTCACCACCGCCTACGAACTGGGCGGACTGCGCAGCTTCTGGCGCTCCCGGCTGCTCAGCCTGGCCATGTACCTCGCCGGACTGGTGATCGGCGCGGTGCTGTTGCCGCTGATCGTGATCGGTCCGGGCATTCTGGGCCGCCTGCTGGCCCGGATCTCCGGCTCCGATCTGAGCTGGTTGGTCACCGCGGCCTACTGGCCGGCGGTGGTGGCGCTCTCCCTCGTCGCCATCACCTCGCTCTATCATCTCGCCGTGCCGGTGCGGACCCGGTGGCGTAAGGACCTTCCCGGCGCGGTGCTCGCGTTGTTGATCTGGGTGCTGAGCAGCGTGGGTCTGCGCCTGTATCTCGGCTCGGACCTGCGCGGCGACGCCGGCCCGGCGGCCGCACCGATCGCGGTCCTGCTGTTCTTCTTCCTCACCGCCCTGGCCGTGCTGATCGGCGCCGAGTTCAACGCCACCATCGACGATCGCTGGCCGGAGCCCGAGACCGAGGAGGGGAGGCGCTCGGCGCGGGAGCGGCAGGCAGAGGGCGAGGGTCGGCGCCGGCCCTCGTCGCCGGCGGTCAGGTGA
- a CDS encoding lytic polysaccharide monooxygenase: MSTPYRRRIPLGAAILGVCAVVAALLTTAFSGPASAHGSVIDPASRNYSCWQRWGADFQNPAMATQDPMCWQAWQADPSAMWNWNALFREGVAGNHQGAIPDGQLCSAGHTSAGRYNALDTVGAWKTTPISTNFKIKLADQASHGADYIRVYVTKQGFNALTTPLRWSDLEQVGQIGNTPASQWTPEASGVSIQVPANAPGRTGRHIVYTIWQASHLDQSYYLCSDVDFGGSGPSPTASPTTSPTTSPTTRPTTSPTTSPTTSPTGGPTTPNPAGGCTATYQITGQWGGGFQAEVKVTNGSGSPIRGWSVSWNYQNGQQVSSAWNATVSTSGTLVTARNVAYNGALSPGASTSFGFTGTSTGTNPVPGILSCTTTA; this comes from the coding sequence ATGTCCACTCCGTACCGCCGTCGGATCCCGCTCGGCGCGGCGATCCTCGGCGTCTGCGCGGTCGTCGCCGCGCTGCTCACCACCGCGTTCTCCGGCCCGGCCTCGGCGCACGGGTCCGTGATCGACCCGGCCTCGCGCAACTACAGTTGCTGGCAGCGTTGGGGCGCCGACTTCCAGAACCCGGCGATGGCCACCCAGGACCCGATGTGCTGGCAGGCCTGGCAGGCGGACCCCTCCGCCATGTGGAACTGGAACGCCCTGTTCCGCGAGGGCGTCGCCGGCAACCACCAGGGCGCCATCCCGGACGGCCAACTGTGCAGCGCCGGGCACACCTCCGCCGGCCGCTACAACGCGCTCGACACGGTCGGCGCCTGGAAGACCACGCCGATCTCCACCAACTTCAAGATCAAGCTGGCCGACCAGGCCAGCCATGGCGCCGACTACATCCGGGTGTACGTGACGAAGCAGGGTTTCAACGCGCTGACCACGCCGCTGCGCTGGAGTGACCTGGAGCAGGTCGGCCAGATCGGCAACACCCCGGCCAGCCAGTGGACGCCGGAGGCGTCGGGCGTGTCGATCCAGGTGCCGGCGAACGCGCCGGGCCGCACCGGGCGGCACATCGTCTACACCATCTGGCAGGCCAGCCACCTGGACCAGTCCTACTACCTGTGCAGCGACGTGGACTTCGGTGGCAGCGGCCCGTCGCCGACCGCGTCCCCGACCACCTCCCCGACCACGTCGCCGACGACCCGCCCGACGACGTCGCCCACGACCAGCCCCACCACGTCGCCCACCGGCGGCCCGACGACGCCGAACCCGGCCGGCGGCTGCACCGCGACCTACCAGATCACCGGCCAGTGGGGCGGCGGCTTCCAGGCCGAGGTGAAGGTGACGAACGGCAGCGGCTCCCCGATCCGCGGCTGGTCGGTGAGCTGGAACTACCAGAACGGCCAGCAGGTCAGCTCGGCGTGGAACGCCACGGTGAGCACGAGCGGAACGCTCGTCACCGCGCGCAACGTCGCCTACAACGGGGCGTTGTCGCCGGGCGCGAGCACCTCCTTCGGCTTCACCGGCACGTCGACCGGCACCAACCCGGTGCCCGGCATCCTCTCCTGCACCACCACCGCCTGA
- the ligD gene encoding non-homologous end-joining DNA ligase, whose translation MAGSRSAVEEIEVAGRAVRLSSPDRVIFPQRGFTKADVFRYYLAVGEGITRALRDRPTTLQRFPEGIEGEMFFQKRVPARGVPPWVQTAEISFPSGRKAHELCPADLAHVAWAAQMGTVVFHPWPVRAADTDRPDELRVDLDPQPGTDFADAVTAAGELRGLLDELGVPGWPKTSGGRGVHVYLRIQPRWTFVEVRRATIALARELERRRPELVTTAWWKEERGRRVFVDFNQTARDRTIACAWSLRANPRATVSTPVDWDELPRVDPDDFHLGTVPARFAERGDPHAAIDDAPWDITPLLEWAERDAADGLGDLPYPPEYPKMPGEPKRVQPSKDRDRPKTV comes from the coding sequence ATGGCGGGCAGCAGAAGCGCCGTCGAGGAGATCGAGGTCGCCGGGCGGGCCGTGCGGCTCAGCAGCCCGGATCGGGTGATCTTCCCGCAGCGCGGCTTCACGAAGGCGGACGTGTTCCGTTACTACCTCGCGGTGGGCGAGGGGATCACCCGCGCCCTGCGGGACCGGCCGACCACCCTGCAACGCTTCCCCGAGGGCATCGAGGGGGAGATGTTCTTCCAGAAACGCGTGCCGGCGCGCGGCGTACCCCCGTGGGTCCAGACCGCGGAGATCAGCTTTCCCAGCGGCCGGAAGGCGCACGAGCTCTGCCCGGCCGACCTGGCCCACGTGGCCTGGGCGGCGCAGATGGGCACCGTGGTCTTCCACCCGTGGCCGGTGCGCGCCGCCGACACCGACCGCCCGGACGAGTTGCGCGTCGACCTCGACCCGCAGCCCGGCACCGACTTCGCCGACGCGGTTACCGCCGCCGGCGAGCTGCGCGGGCTGCTGGACGAGCTGGGCGTGCCCGGCTGGCCGAAGACCTCCGGCGGCCGGGGCGTGCACGTCTACCTGCGGATCCAGCCGCGCTGGACGTTCGTCGAGGTGCGCCGGGCCACCATCGCGCTGGCCCGGGAGCTGGAACGGCGCCGGCCCGAGCTGGTCACCACCGCCTGGTGGAAGGAGGAGCGGGGGCGCCGGGTCTTCGTCGACTTCAACCAGACGGCGCGGGACCGCACCATCGCCTGCGCCTGGTCGCTGCGGGCCAACCCACGCGCCACCGTCTCCACCCCGGTCGACTGGGACGAGTTGCCCCGGGTCGACCCGGACGACTTCCACCTGGGCACCGTGCCGGCCCGGTTCGCCGAGCGGGGCGACCCGCACGCCGCGATCGACGACGCCCCGTGGGACATCACGCCGCTGCTGGAGTGGGCCGAGCGGGACGCCGCAGACGGCCTCGGCGACCTGCCCTACCCGCCGGAATACCCGAAGATGCCGGGCGAGCCGAAGCGCGTCCAGCCGTCGAAGGACCGTGACCGCCCGAAAACGGTCTAG
- the ehuA gene encoding ectoine/hydroxyectoine ABC transporter ATP-binding protein EhuA, translating into MDVRPAAETAEASSTTEPIVRFDRVVKKYGDNVVLRELDFDVAPGERVTLIGPSGSGKTTILRLLMTLERPDGGHIWVDGEPLWHVRDGDRLRPAQEKHLRRARRSIGMVFQQFNLFPNMSVLRNVTEPPVRVLNVPRDEAEQRARDLLDRVGLSEKADARPSQLSGGQQQRVAIARALAMEPKVLLLDEVTSALDPELVVGVLDVLREIADSTDITMLIVTHEMNFARDVSHRVMMFDQGQVIEQGPPEQIFTAPQHERSQDFLRAVLDAR; encoded by the coding sequence TTGGACGTTAGACCCGCCGCCGAGACCGCCGAAGCGTCGTCCACCACCGAACCGATCGTCCGGTTCGACCGGGTGGTGAAGAAGTACGGAGACAACGTCGTGCTCCGTGAGCTCGACTTCGACGTCGCTCCGGGCGAACGCGTCACGTTGATCGGCCCGAGCGGCTCCGGCAAGACCACCATCCTGCGACTGCTGATGACCCTGGAACGGCCCGACGGCGGGCACATCTGGGTCGACGGCGAACCGCTGTGGCACGTGCGTGACGGCGACCGGCTCCGTCCGGCACAGGAGAAGCACCTGCGGCGGGCGCGCCGTTCCATCGGCATGGTGTTCCAGCAGTTCAACCTGTTTCCGAACATGAGCGTGCTGCGCAACGTCACCGAGCCGCCGGTGCGGGTGCTCAACGTGCCACGGGACGAGGCCGAGCAGCGGGCTCGGGACCTGCTGGACCGGGTCGGCCTGAGCGAGAAGGCGGACGCCCGGCCGAGCCAGCTCTCCGGCGGTCAACAGCAACGTGTCGCCATCGCCCGCGCGCTGGCCATGGAACCCAAGGTGCTGCTGCTGGACGAGGTGACCTCGGCCCTCGATCCGGAGCTGGTGGTCGGCGTGCTGGACGTGCTGCGGGAGATCGCCGACAGCACCGACATCACGATGCTGATCGTCACGCACGAGATGAACTTCGCCCGGGACGTCTCGCACCGCGTGATGATGTTCGACCAGGGTCAGGTGATCGAGCAGGGCCCGCCCGAGCAGATCTTCACGGCGCCGCAACACGAACGCAGCCAGGACTTCCTGCGGGCCGTGCTCGATGCCCGCTGA
- the hemQ gene encoding hydrogen peroxide-dependent heme synthase, translating into MTEQTNAARLRELNETIRYTMWSVYRATSPLPSLRENVGQEVESLFAELAGKDVTVRGTYDVAGLRADADLMIWWHSSSSDALQDAYLRFRRTTLGRALTPVWSQMALHRPAEFNRSHIPAFLADEQPRGYLCVYPFVRSYEWYLLPDAERRELLAEHGKMARGYPDVRANTVASFALGDYEWMLAFEADELHRIVDLMRDLRASGARRHVREEVPFYTGRRRPIADIVTCLA; encoded by the coding sequence ATGACCGAGCAGACCAACGCGGCGCGGCTGCGGGAACTCAACGAGACCATCCGCTACACCATGTGGTCGGTGTACCGGGCCACCAGCCCGCTGCCGTCGCTGCGGGAGAACGTCGGCCAGGAGGTCGAGTCGCTCTTCGCGGAGCTGGCCGGCAAGGACGTGACCGTGCGGGGCACGTACGACGTGGCCGGGCTGCGCGCCGACGCCGACCTGATGATCTGGTGGCACTCGTCGTCGAGCGACGCGCTCCAGGACGCGTACCTGCGGTTCCGCCGGACCACGCTGGGCCGGGCGCTCACCCCGGTCTGGTCGCAGATGGCGCTGCACCGGCCGGCGGAGTTCAACCGCAGTCACATCCCGGCGTTCCTGGCCGACGAACAGCCGCGCGGCTACCTCTGCGTCTATCCGTTCGTCCGCTCCTACGAGTGGTATCTGCTGCCGGACGCCGAGCGGCGGGAGTTGCTGGCCGAGCACGGGAAGATGGCACGGGGCTACCCGGACGTGCGGGCCAACACGGTCGCCTCGTTCGCGCTCGGCGACTACGAGTGGATGCTGGCGTTCGAGGCCGACGAGCTGCACCGGATCGTTGACCTGATGCGCGACCTGCGTGCCTCCGGGGCCCGTCGGCACGTCCGCGAGGAGGTCCCCTTCTACACCGGCCGCCGTCGTCCGATCGCCGACATCGTCACCTGCCTGGCGTGA
- the msrB gene encoding peptide-methionine (R)-S-oxide reductase MsrB, translating to MSLSDNELPRTEDEWRVRLSPEEFRVLREAGTEAPWTGEYVDTKTPGIYHCRACGLELFRSDAKFDSHCGWPSFDDAIPGAVKEIPDNTLGMRRTEIRCARCDSHLGHVFEGEGFTPKDTRHCVNSISVRLEPSAG from the coding sequence GTGAGTCTTTCCGACAACGAACTGCCCCGCACCGAGGACGAGTGGCGGGTCCGGCTGAGCCCCGAGGAGTTCCGGGTGCTCCGCGAGGCCGGCACCGAGGCGCCCTGGACCGGCGAGTACGTCGACACCAAGACCCCCGGCATCTACCACTGTCGGGCCTGCGGGTTGGAGCTGTTCCGCAGCGACGCCAAGTTCGACTCGCACTGCGGCTGGCCCAGCTTCGACGACGCCATCCCCGGCGCGGTCAAGGAGATCCCCGACAACACGCTCGGCATGCGGCGTACGGAGATCCGCTGCGCGCGCTGCGACAGCCACCTCGGGCACGTGTTCGAGGGTGAGGGCTTCACCCCGAAGGACACCCGGCACTGCGTCAACTCGATCTCGGTGCGGCTGGAGCCGAGCGCCGGCTGA
- the ehuB gene encoding ectoine/hydroxyectoine ABC transporter substrate-binding protein EhuB, whose translation MTLSQGTSRRGLFKLAAAAGVAATSATLLGCSRTETNTSGGGTDTGGSLLAQAKERGYLTVGFAGEAPYAFKDGGDLTGQAPAVHGKIWKALGIEELRGVQVGFGQLIPGLNAKRFDAVAAGMFILPERCAQAQFSEPVYVAPQAFLVPDGNPEKITDYKSVASAGVPLGVLPGAVEGIHARKQGVTELVEVSSQRDALSALKAGRIKAFALTSISLRNMLEQEQGAKLTLTEPFTPVIDGKEQLGAGAAVFRRENKDLLDAFNGELAKLKESGELLSLIEPFGFGPETIPPADLTTEKLCQG comes from the coding sequence GTGACTCTGAGTCAAGGAACATCGAGACGAGGACTGTTCAAGCTCGCCGCCGCGGCGGGAGTCGCGGCGACCTCGGCCACCCTGCTCGGCTGCTCGCGCACGGAGACGAACACGAGCGGTGGCGGCACCGACACCGGTGGCAGCCTGCTGGCGCAGGCGAAGGAGCGCGGCTACCTCACCGTCGGGTTCGCCGGCGAGGCGCCGTACGCCTTCAAGGACGGCGGTGACCTCACCGGCCAGGCGCCCGCCGTACACGGCAAGATCTGGAAGGCGCTCGGCATCGAGGAACTCCGCGGTGTCCAGGTCGGCTTCGGGCAGCTGATCCCCGGCCTGAACGCGAAGCGCTTCGACGCCGTGGCCGCCGGCATGTTCATCCTGCCTGAGCGGTGTGCACAGGCGCAGTTCTCCGAGCCCGTCTACGTGGCACCACAAGCGTTCCTGGTGCCGGACGGCAACCCGGAGAAGATCACCGACTACAAGTCGGTGGCGAGCGCCGGCGTCCCGCTCGGTGTGCTGCCCGGTGCGGTGGAGGGCATCCACGCCCGCAAGCAGGGGGTGACCGAGCTCGTCGAGGTCTCCAGCCAGCGCGACGCGCTGTCGGCCCTGAAGGCCGGCCGGATCAAGGCCTTCGCACTGACCAGCATCTCGCTGCGCAACATGCTGGAGCAGGAGCAGGGCGCCAAGCTGACGCTCACCGAACCATTCACGCCGGTCATCGACGGCAAGGAGCAGTTGGGCGCCGGTGCGGCGGTGTTCCGCAGGGAGAACAAGGATCTGCTCGACGCGTTCAACGGTGAACTGGCCAAACTCAAGGAGTCGGGCGAGCTGCTGAGCTTGATCGAGCCGTTCGGGTTCGGCCCGGAGACGATCCCGCCGGCGGACCTCACCACCGAGAAGCTCTGCCAGGGCTGA
- the ehuD gene encoding ectoine/hydroxyectoine ABC transporter permease subunit EhuD: protein MSWDWGYALEILPDLLSAFLRFTLVATVFGTLLGASLGLVFAVIRRLRVPILSPLVWAFIEFVRSTPLLVQLFFLFYVLPLAGVTLPALTTGVLGLGVHYACYYAEIYRSGIDGVPKGQWEASTALSLPRRFTWSHVVLPQAIRRVLPALGNNVISMFKETPFLALITVPEMVQQARSIGGYSFRYVEPITLVGLIFLAASYPTAIALRRLEIRLGR, encoded by the coding sequence ATGAGCTGGGACTGGGGCTATGCCCTCGAGATCCTGCCGGACCTGCTCTCCGCGTTCCTGCGGTTCACACTGGTGGCGACGGTCTTCGGCACTCTGCTCGGCGCGTCGCTCGGGCTCGTGTTCGCCGTAATCCGGCGGCTGCGCGTGCCGATCCTCTCGCCACTGGTGTGGGCATTCATCGAGTTCGTCCGGAGCACGCCGCTGCTGGTGCAGTTGTTCTTCCTGTTCTACGTGCTGCCGCTGGCCGGCGTCACGCTTCCCGCCCTGACCACCGGCGTACTCGGTCTCGGCGTCCACTACGCCTGCTACTACGCCGAGATCTACCGCTCCGGGATCGACGGAGTTCCCAAGGGGCAGTGGGAGGCCAGCACCGCGCTGTCGCTTCCCCGGCGCTTCACCTGGTCGCACGTGGTGCTCCCGCAGGCGATCAGGCGGGTGTTGCCGGCCCTCGGCAACAACGTCATCTCCATGTTCAAGGAGACCCCGTTCCTGGCGTTGATCACCGTGCCGGAGATGGTCCAGCAGGCTCGATCCATCGGTGGCTACAGCTTCCGCTACGTCGAGCCCATCACGCTCGTCGGCCTGATCTTCCTGGCCGCCAGCTATCCCACCGCCATCGCGCTACGCCGATTGGAGATCCGCCTTGGACGTTAG
- a CDS encoding GNAT family N-acetyltransferase yields MPVESHQAGFAELDARTFHDLLRLRIDVFVVEQSCPYPELDGRDVEPGTRHLWLTRDGAVVAYLRILADPDGLARIGRVVVAPAARGAGLAGALMTEALAVVGDRPCVLEAQTHLVGFYAGHGFTVSGPGYLDDGIPHTPMRRKPTN; encoded by the coding sequence ATGCCCGTCGAGTCCCACCAGGCCGGTTTCGCCGAACTGGACGCCCGCACCTTCCACGACCTGCTCCGGCTGCGCATCGACGTGTTCGTGGTGGAGCAGTCCTGCCCGTACCCGGAACTCGACGGCCGGGACGTCGAGCCCGGCACCCGCCACCTGTGGCTGACCCGCGACGGCGCCGTCGTGGCGTACCTGCGGATCCTGGCCGACCCCGACGGCCTGGCCCGGATCGGGCGGGTGGTGGTGGCGCCGGCGGCCCGCGGCGCGGGCCTGGCCGGCGCGCTGATGACCGAGGCGCTGGCCGTGGTGGGCGACCGGCCGTGCGTGCTGGAGGCGCAGACCCACCTGGTGGGCTTCTACGCCGGCCACGGCTTCACGGTGAGCGGCCCCGGCTACCTGGATGACGGCATCCCGCACACACCGATGCGCCGGAAACCAACTAATTGA
- the hemG gene encoding protoporphyrinogen oxidase, with amino-acid sequence MAGPWRVAVVGGGITGLAAAVRLRDRAPAGTEITVYEQSGRLGGKLRTGALAGGPVEFGAESFLMRDPAGGESAVVALARRLDLAGQIVHPSVGQAALLVDGGLRQVPGGTLVGVPGDLAKVAAVARPAADADRDAGRPLLAPGEDLAVGRLVRERFGDAVVDRLVDPMLGGVYAGRADDLSLVTTMPALARAARAEHTLVGAVRAAQAAAPRAPGAPVFGTLAGGLTTLVDAAARASGATIRRGAAVRELRRTPAGWRLTVGPTRDPEHVDADAVLLAVPARPAARLLAGAAPEVAGTVGVLDYASVALVTLALPGPELPELSGFLAPAGEGLLIKAATFFTTKWGHLRRPDGIALVRASVGRYGDETSLQLTDDDLAAAVHRELSAVLGPALPAPVARHVQRWGGALPQYRPGHADRVAAARTALRAAHPTLALAGAGYDGVGIPVCVRSGETAAEEIITALGGSAA; translated from the coding sequence GTGGCGGGTCCGTGGCGGGTGGCGGTCGTCGGCGGCGGGATCACCGGGTTGGCCGCCGCCGTCCGGTTGCGCGACCGCGCCCCCGCCGGCACCGAGATCACCGTGTACGAGCAGTCCGGCCGCCTCGGTGGCAAGCTGCGCACCGGTGCGCTGGCCGGTGGCCCGGTCGAGTTCGGGGCGGAGTCGTTCCTGATGCGCGACCCGGCCGGCGGGGAGTCGGCGGTGGTGGCCCTCGCCCGCCGGCTCGACCTGGCCGGGCAGATCGTGCACCCGAGCGTCGGGCAGGCCGCCCTGCTCGTCGACGGCGGGTTGCGCCAGGTGCCGGGCGGCACGCTCGTCGGCGTACCCGGGGATCTGGCGAAGGTGGCGGCGGTGGCGCGGCCGGCGGCGGACGCCGACCGGGACGCGGGCCGCCCGCTGCTGGCCCCCGGCGAGGACCTCGCGGTCGGCCGGCTGGTCCGGGAGCGGTTCGGTGACGCGGTGGTGGACCGGCTCGTCGACCCGATGCTCGGCGGCGTGTACGCGGGCCGGGCCGACGATCTCTCCCTGGTGACCACCATGCCGGCGTTGGCCCGCGCGGCCCGCGCCGAGCACACGCTCGTCGGTGCGGTACGCGCCGCGCAGGCCGCCGCGCCGCGCGCGCCCGGCGCGCCGGTCTTCGGCACCCTGGCCGGCGGGCTGACCACGCTCGTCGACGCGGCGGCCCGGGCCAGTGGCGCGACGATCCGCCGGGGCGCGGCGGTCCGCGAGCTGCGCCGCACCCCGGCCGGCTGGCGGCTGACCGTCGGCCCGACCCGGGACCCCGAGCACGTCGACGCCGACGCGGTGCTGCTGGCGGTGCCGGCCCGGCCGGCGGCCCGGCTGCTCGCCGGCGCGGCACCCGAGGTGGCGGGGACGGTGGGCGTGCTCGACTACGCGAGCGTCGCGCTCGTCACGCTCGCCCTGCCCGGGCCGGAGCTGCCGGAGCTGTCCGGTTTCCTGGCGCCGGCCGGCGAGGGTCTGCTGATCAAGGCGGCCACGTTCTTCACCACCAAGTGGGGGCATCTGCGCCGGCCCGACGGGATCGCGCTGGTCCGCGCCTCGGTGGGCCGGTACGGCGATGAGACGTCCCTCCAGCTCACCGACGACGACCTGGCCGCCGCCGTGCACCGGGAGCTGTCGGCGGTGCTGGGCCCGGCGCTGCCCGCACCGGTGGCCCGGCACGTGCAGCGGTGGGGTGGCGCGTTGCCGCAGTACCGGCCGGGGCATGCCGACCGGGTGGCGGCGGCCCGGACGGCGTTGCGCGCCGCCCACCCGACGCTGGCGCTGGCCGGGGCCGGTTACGACGGCGTCGGCATACCGGTCTGCGTCCGCTCCGGCGAGACGGCGGCCGAAGAGATCATCACGGCACTGGGAGGATCGGCGGCATGA